The genomic interval GACGGCGTCTTATATTACAACCGTCTAATGCCTTCAGGTACTGTGATTCATGAATGGTATATGCATACAAACTTTTATACCGATCGTGCATTTCCGGCACTTCCTTTTTTGAAAAAAGGTGTCACGTATCAATTTAAATTCCACGTAACTTCAACACCGGCTGATACGGTTTATTTTAAAATTATCTTTTTAAAAAGAAACGGTACGGAAGCAGCTACGTATATCGCGAAAGAACATGAAATAGAGATACAGATGCCAGAAGATGCATATGAGTACCAAGTACAAATGATTAATGCTGCAATGGAATCACTGTATTTCAAACGTATAGAAATTATCCCGGAAGAAAAAGTGGCAGCAACGCCTCATCCTGCTGATACTTTAGAAGCACTTCGTCAAAAGGGAGGTGGCAATGATGGCTAATGTCATGCAGCAGACAGTTAACCGCATGCGCTTGAAGTCTTTAGAAAAAACATTACGTAAAATTAATCAATTGAGCGATACAATGGCTGAAAAAACAGATGCTGAATTACAGAAACAAACAGCTATTTTTAAAGCAGCATTAGAGAATGGAAAATCTCTAGATGATATTTTACCGCAAGCTTATGCGACAGCGCGAGAAGCCAGCAAACGTGTTCTTGGTATGTATCCGAAAGATGTGCAAGTTCTCGGTGCCATTGTTTTGCATGAAGGCAACATTGCAGAAATGCAGACAGGGGAAGGCAAAACACTGACTGCAACATTACCGCTGTATTTAAATGCTTTAAGCGGACAAGGTGCTTTTCTAGTCACCACGAATGATTACTTAGCTGAACGTGATTATGAAGAAATGTGTCCTTTGTATGAATGGCTGGGTTTAACTACTTCTTTAGGTTTTATCGGAGATCCTGATTATGAATACCAGCCTGGAGAGAAACAAGCGATTTATAAAGCGGATATTATTTATACAACAAACGGACGTCTTGGTTTTGATTATTTAATTGATAATTTAGCAGATTCGTTAGAAGGCAAATTTATGCCGGATTTGAATTATGCATTGATTGATGAAATTGATTCTATTATTTTAGATGCTGCACAAACACCACTTGTGATTTCTGGTGCTCCGCGCGTCCAATCCAACTTATTTGAAATTACAAAGCAATTTGTGCAGACGCTTGAAAAAGACCGCGATTTTAAAATTGATGAACGTAAAAAAGAAGTATGGCTGACGTCAAAAGGCATCGAAGCCACACGAGCATATTTCAATGTACCAGATTTATATGAAGCACGTCATTTAGATTTAGTGCGCAATATCAATTTAGCATTACGTGCACGTTATTTGTTTGAAGCAGATATTGATTATTATGTGTTAAAAGGTGAAATTGTATTGATTGACCGTATTACAGGGCGCTTATTGCCCGGCACTAAATTACAATCTGGTTTGCATCAAGCCATTGAAGCTAAAGAAGACATTGAAATCACAAATGACATGAGTATTATGGCTACAATCACTTTCCAAAATTTATTCAAGCAATTCCATCAATTTTCAGGCATGACCGGTACTGCTAAACAAGGAGAGAAAGAACTGAACGATTTGTATAGTAAAATTGTAGTTCAAATCCCGACTGATAAACCAGTTCAGAGGGAAGATTATAAAGATAGAGTGTTTATGACGATTGAAGAAAAAAATAAGGCACTGATGCAACGCTTATTAGAGCTCTATCATTCTAAGCGACCGGTGTTGTTGATTACACGTACAGCTGAAGCGGCTGAACAATTTTCGATGTTCCTTTTTCAAAACAACATTCCGAACAATCTGCTGATTGCACAAAACGCAGCAAAAGAAGCACAGATGATTGCTGAAGCAGGACAACTTGGTGCAGTGACTGTGGCAACGAGTATGGCCGGACGCGGTACAGATATAAAATTAGAACAAGGTGTTGCTGAACTTGGCGGATTGGCAGTTTTAATTCATGAGCATATGGATAACAGCCGTGTTGATCGTCAATTGCGCGGCCGTTCTGGTCGGCAAGGTGACCCAGGTTCATCGCAAATTTATATTTCGCTAGAAGATTATGTTGTAAAACGTTGGGGC from Staphylococcus condimenti carries:
- the asp3 gene encoding accessory Sec system protein Asp3, with the translated sequence MADAQHFNVYWRQINQSTFMYGARLQFKSDGVLYYNRLMPSGTVIHEWYMHTNFYTDRAFPALPFLKKGVTYQFKFHVTSTPADTVYFKIIFLKRNGTEAATYIAKEHEIEIQMPEDAYEYQVQMINAAMESLYFKRIEIIPEEKVAATPHPADTLEALRQKGGGNDG
- the secA2 gene encoding accessory Sec system translocase SecA2, producing the protein MANVMQQTVNRMRLKSLEKTLRKINQLSDTMAEKTDAELQKQTAIFKAALENGKSLDDILPQAYATAREASKRVLGMYPKDVQVLGAIVLHEGNIAEMQTGEGKTLTATLPLYLNALSGQGAFLVTTNDYLAERDYEEMCPLYEWLGLTTSLGFIGDPDYEYQPGEKQAIYKADIIYTTNGRLGFDYLIDNLADSLEGKFMPDLNYALIDEIDSIILDAAQTPLVISGAPRVQSNLFEITKQFVQTLEKDRDFKIDERKKEVWLTSKGIEATRAYFNVPDLYEARHLDLVRNINLALRARYLFEADIDYYVLKGEIVLIDRITGRLLPGTKLQSGLHQAIEAKEDIEITNDMSIMATITFQNLFKQFHQFSGMTGTAKQGEKELNDLYSKIVVQIPTDKPVQREDYKDRVFMTIEEKNKALMQRLLELYHSKRPVLLITRTAEAAEQFSMFLFQNNIPNNLLIAQNAAKEAQMIAEAGQLGAVTVATSMAGRGTDIKLEQGVAELGGLAVLIHEHMDNSRVDRQLRGRSGRQGDPGSSQIYISLEDYVVKRWGNTHLLDNEKLRQQDASELEQSPLFRHKVSKIVHKAQQISEEQGIAAREMANEYEKSISIQRKLIYKERNKILALNDFSQFDIEHMAEDVYRQFVKEHWDQLDANRLRAYIYKNVSFDFKGDIEEKTLENQETAIEFLVRLFQSQKRKTAETINDAEMYHEFLQKCVLKAIDQGWIRQVDHLQQLKASVNNRQNGQRNAIFEYHRAALESYETMGEEIKQNIIRNISLSMVTFGQKDAMIIHFP